One part of the Mya arenaria isolate MELC-2E11 chromosome 3, ASM2691426v1 genome encodes these proteins:
- the LOC128226261 gene encoding uncharacterized protein K02A2.6-like — MSDYLSRHPDVTKTQAGDAGKIAEEYLSFITYHDVPKAMTLHDIINETSSDNDLQQVMQNVRQFSWKSNYKTNTVLDTLARVKNELTVVTFKNGEVLLHRNRIVLPKQLQQKAISIAHEGHPGIVRTKQLLREKVYFPKMDKMVEDLCNSCIPCLAATDKNSREPLQMTEMPKQAWDSVSMDFCGPFPDGKYLLVLIDDFSRFPIVEIITSLNAKSVIEKLDKIFSEYGIPEILRTDNGPPMNSADFQNFSKQFGFKHRKITPIWPQANEECERFMKTIGKVIIAAKTQKADWRTDMYAFVRNYRATKHATTKYSPAEVSWKTD, encoded by the coding sequence ATGTCAGACTACCTAAGTAGGCACCCTGATGTCACAAAGACGCAAGCAGGCGACGCAGGAAAAATCGCAGAAGAATACCTGTCATTCATTACATACCATGATGTTCCAAAAGCGATGACGTTGCATGACATAATCAATGAGACAAGCAGTGACAACGACCTTCAACAAGTGATGCAAAACGTCAGACAATTCTCGTGGaaatcaaattacaaaacaaatacggTACTAGATACCCTTGCACGTGTGAAAAATGAACTGACAGTTGTGACGTTCAAAAACGGCGAAGTTCTCTTGCATAGAAATAGAATCGTGTTACCTAAACAGTTGCAACAGAAGGCTATTTCAATAGCACACGAAGGACACCCAGGAATAGTTAGGACAAAACAACTATTGCGCGAAAAGGTGTACTTTccaaaaatggacaaaatggTTGAGGACTTGTGTAACAGTTGTATTCCCTGTCTCGCAGCAACTGATAAAAACTCCAGGGAACCACTTCAAATGACTGAAATGCCAAAACAGGCATGGGATTCAGTGAGCATGGATTTCTGTGGACCATTTCCTGATGGAAAATATCTTCTTGTTCTGATTGATGACTTTTCAAGATTCCcaattgttgaaataataacatCTCTTAATGCAAAATCAGTTATTGAGAAGCTTGACAAAATATTCTCAGAATATGGAATACCTGAAATACTGAGAACTGACAATGGACCGCCGATGAATAGTGCagactttcaaaacttttcaaaacaatttggtTTCAAACACAGAAAAATTACCCCTATCTGGCCTCAAGCAAACGAAGAATGCGAGcgtttcatgaaaacaataggAAAAGTAATTATTGCAGCAAAAACTCAAAAAGCAGATTGGCGCACAGACATGTATGCATTCGTACGCAACTATAGAGCTACAAAACATGCGACTACAAAATACAGTCCAGCAGAAGTCTCTTGGAAGACAGATTAG